GTGAATCAGGCGCTTTACGATGGTTTAACGGTTTTACAACATCGTGGGCAAGATGCTGCTGGAATTGTAACCAGTGATGGTCGTAAGCTGTATTCGCGTCGGGAAAATGGTCTAGTTAAAGATGTATTTCACGAACGGCATATGCGCATGTTGCAAGGCAATATGGGGATCGGGCATGTACGCTATCCAACCGCAGGTTCTTCTTCCTCTGCGGAAGCGCAACCCTTTTATGTGAATAGCCCTTATGGGATTTCAATGGCGCATAACGGTAACTTAACCAATGCGCATGAGCTACGTAAGGAGCTGTATTTACAGGATCGGCGGCAAATTAATACCGATTCTGATTCGGAAATTTTACTGAATATTTTTGCGCAAGAATTACAAAGACAAAATGCTTTACACGTTACACCGGATGACATTTTTGCGGCGGTCTCGGGTGTACATCAACGTTGTAAAGGCGCATATGCAGTCGTCGCCATGTTAACGAGAGATGGGCTAGTTGGTTTTCGTGATCCTAACGGTATCCGGCCTTTAGTGTATGGCTACCGCGATACCAATAAAGGCAAAGAGTTTATGCTGGCGTCGGAAAGTGTGGCCTTAGATACCCAAGGCTATAAACTAATTCGTGATGTTGAACCGGGTGAAGCTATTTTTATTACACCTGAAGGCAATGTTTATACCCGCCAATGCTCGGATAATCCTCAATACAATACCTGTATCTTTGAATACGTCTATTTTGCTCGCCCAGACTCCATTATTGATAATGTATTTGTGCAAAAAGCTCGCATGCGCATGGGGCATAAAATGGCGGAGCGTGTGTTACGCGAATGGCCGGATCATGATATTGATGTGGTTATTCCGATTCCAGATACCAGCCGTACCTCTGCGTTAGAAATGGCGTACACCCTCGGTGTGCCGTACCGTGAAGGCTTTATTAAAAATCGCTATATCGGGCGTACTTTTATCATGCCGGGGCAAGCTAAGCGTAAAAAATCCGTGCGCCAGAAGTTAAATCCCTTAGAACTGGAATTTAAGGGTAAAAACGTAATGTTGGTGGATGACTCGATTGTACGTGGTACAACCTCGGGCGAAATTGTGCAAATGGCACGCGACGCGGGTGCGAATAAGGTTTATTTTGCTTCAGCCTCACCGGCTATCAAATTTCCGAACATATACGGTATTGATATGCCTGCCGCGAAGGAACTTATCGCGCATGAGCGAACCGAAGCAGAAGTAGCAGAAGCTATTGGCGTAGATCGCTTATTTTACTTACCGTTAGACGACTTAATTGCAGCGGTAAGCAAAGGCAATAACCGCTTAAATACATTCGATTGCTCCGTCTTTACGGGCTGTTATGTAACAGGCGAGAACAACGATTACTTCACTGAACTAGAGGCATTACGCAATGATGAACAAAAAACCAAGCGTGAAGAAAATATGGCTGCCATTGACATTAGTGACAGCGTTTAGTCTAGGGGTTTGTATGGCTGAGGATTTAATGCAGCCGTTGCCATTACCTACCAATAATACACCTATGCAGCAAGCACCGCAGGCAACCCCGCCGAATGTTGCGCCCTTAATGCAGCAACTGACAGCGCGGTTTCCTACCCAATCTTTTGCAAAATTATTGATTGTGGATGCAGGCGCACAACGTATGTATTTGGTCGAGCAAGGTCAGCCAGTTGGGGGTTGGGTGATTTCTACCGCTGCGAACGGTACAGGCAGTGAGAAGGGTAGTGATAAAACCCCGCTTGGCTTACATAAAATTTCTGAAAAAATTGGCGATGGTGCACCGTTAGGTGCAATCTTCAAAGCTCGCCAAAATACCGGTAAACAAGTTGAAATTCTGACTGCACCCGGTGCGGATAGCAAAGACGATTATGTTACTAGCCGTATTATGTGGTTGGAAGGTTTAGAACCGGGTGTGAATAAAGGCGGTGATGTCGATTCTAAAGAACGCTATATCTATATTCACGGTACAGGGGAAGAAGGCAAATTGGGCACGCCTGCTTCACACGGTTGTATCCGGATGAAAAATGCCGATGTGATTAATTTATTTAACCGTGTGGATGAAAATACCCTCGTCTATATTACGCAAAATTTGGCTAACTAATTTCCTTATTCTATTTTGCGCTTTATCAAATGTCTGCTAAGTGCTAGTTTTACTGAGCAATTCACACGGATTGCTCAATAACAAAAGCTTGGAGGAGATTATGTTAAAGCCGCTATTAGTTGCCGTTTGCTTAAGTTTAGTCAGCGTGCCGAGTTACGCTGACGATGCCAAGTTTGATCCGGGCGTAGCCGCGCCTAAAGTTGCCAAAGATTATTATAAAGGCGCTGAACAAGTCGTTGTGCATATTAGTATGGATGGCGATGATAAAACCTATCTAACCGCATTAGCCAATGTAAATAATTATATTAAAGCCCTAGATGCTGCTGAACAGAAAACCGATGCTGTGATTGTAATGAACGGTGACGGGTTGAAGTTATTAACCAGCGCTAAGGCAGAAGAAATGGAAAACGACGCCAAGCTGCCGAAAATGATTACAGACCTAAAAGAAAAAGGCGTTAAATTCTTAGTGTGTTACAACACACTTCTCGCCCGCAAAATTAAATTTGCCGATTTATATGATGCAAAGCCAGAAGACATTGTGCCTTCTGGTGTAGCAGAAGTGGGTCGTTTACAAGCACAGAATTATCGTTTGTTAAAACCTTAAGTGTGTTAAACGGCTAAATGCTGTACTGACTGGGTTGTGGGTTGTCTACAACCCAACTTTTTTTAGGAAAGATAAACATGCAAGATTTAGCGTGGGAGTTTGAAACCTTAGCCATTCGTGCGGGACATGAACGCACCAATGAAAATGAACATAGTGAGGCGCTGTTTCCAACCTCCAGTTTTGTATTTAAGAATGCGGCGGAAGCGGCTGCCCGTTTTGGCGGCACTGAACCCGGCAATATTTATGCACGTTTTACTAATCCCACTGTGCGTTATTTCCAAGAGCGCCTAGCGGCATTAGAAGGTGCAGAAAGCTGTGTGGCGACAGCTTCAGGCATGAGTGCGATTTTAGCGGTCATGTTAGGCTTATTAAAAACCGGCGACCATGTGGTTTGTTCGAGCTCCGTGTTTGGCACTACGACCGTATTATTACAAACTTATATTGCGAAGTTTGGTATTGAGGTAAGTTTTGCCAAGTTAAGTGATTTAGACACATGGCAAGCGGCTTTAAAACCCAATACCCGTTTATTATTTGCCGAAACGCCCGCCAATCCGTTAACTGAGTTAGTCGATATTGCAGCCTTAGCTGACATTGCGCATCGCAATCATAGTTTATTGGTGATTGATAACTGTTTTTGTACGCCAGCCTTACAACAGCCTTTGCGTTTAGGCGCGGATATTGTGGTGCACTCGGCTACTAAATATTTAGACGGGCAGGGACGTACGTTAGGCGGTGCAGTATTAGGCAATAAAGATTTAGTGGGTAAAGACGTTTATGGTGTTCTACGCAGCGGCGGCGTTACCATGAGTCCGTTTAATGCGTGGGTATTCCTGAAAGGCTTGGAAACGTTAAAAATTCGTATGCAAGCTCACTGTGCGAATGCGCAAATGTTGGCGGAATGGTTAACGCAGCAACCCGCAGTCAAGCAGGTATTTTATCCGGGCTTAGCCACTCATCCGCAACACGCATTAGCCAAGCGTCAGCAGAGCGGGTTTGGCGGGGTCGTTTCATTTGAAGTCAACGGCGGACAAGAAGCCGCGTGGAAAGTGATTGACTCAACGCAAATGCTGTCGATTACCGCTAACTTAGGTGATGTGAAATCCACCATTACCCATCCTGCGACCACCACACACGGGCGCTTAACGCCTGAACAAAAAGCGCAAGCCGGTGTGAGTGATGGCTTAGTGCGCGTTTCAGTCGGCTTAGAAAATATTCAGGATATTCAACGCGATTTATTGCGCGGTTTACAATAATGCAGATTCACTTATAACAAGAATATGGCAAATTTTAATACACACATTACAGTAGCAGCGGCGGGTGCAGGTTTATTATCCGTCTTGTGTCTACAAGTTGGCTTAGCTGCGCCCAAAGATGCCTTGGTGTTAGCGGTTATGGGCACAATTGGCGGCATTTTGCCGGATATTGATCTCGAACATGCCTATCCCAGCCGCATTATGTTTTCCTTGTTCGGCATTATTGCGGCTTTTCTTGCCATTTTTTCCTCGGAGAAAAATCTGTCGATAGTCGAATTGTGGGGCGTAGGCTTAGCGACTTACGCAGTGATTCGCTATCCGGTGTGGACATTATTTTATCAATATACCTCGCATCGTGGTTCGATTCATTCGATTACTGCCGCCTTATTCTTTAGCTTCTTAACGACGAGCTTCAGTTATTATATTTTAGGCAAAAGCGCATTTATGGCGTGGTTAGATGCGTTATTTGTATTCCTAGGCTTTGTCTTACATTTAACTTTAGACGAGTTATACAGCGTGGATTTTACTGACCGTAGAATCAAACGTTCATTTGGTACAGCCTTAAAATTACTGGATACGCGTAAGCCTGAGAAAGCTACCCTATTAGTCAGTTTAGTGATTGTGGCGTGGGTATTTGCTCCCAGTTCTAAACCCTTTTGGGATACGTTATTTAGCCCCGAAACGTATAAAATCATTGGGGCACGATTCTTACCGGAGTGAGATACATCATCATGAGCCAATATTGGAGTGCCTTGGTACAC
This DNA window, taken from Candidatus Thiocaldithrix dubininis, encodes the following:
- the purF gene encoding amidophosphoribosyltransferase, with protein sequence MCGIIGIIGHEPVNQALYDGLTVLQHRGQDAAGIVTSDGRKLYSRRENGLVKDVFHERHMRMLQGNMGIGHVRYPTAGSSSSAEAQPFYVNSPYGISMAHNGNLTNAHELRKELYLQDRRQINTDSDSEILLNIFAQELQRQNALHVTPDDIFAAVSGVHQRCKGAYAVVAMLTRDGLVGFRDPNGIRPLVYGYRDTNKGKEFMLASESVALDTQGYKLIRDVEPGEAIFITPEGNVYTRQCSDNPQYNTCIFEYVYFARPDSIIDNVFVQKARMRMGHKMAERVLREWPDHDIDVVIPIPDTSRTSALEMAYTLGVPYREGFIKNRYIGRTFIMPGQAKRKKSVRQKLNPLELEFKGKNVMLVDDSIVRGTTSGEIVQMARDAGANKVYFASASPAIKFPNIYGIDMPAAKELIAHERTEAEVAEAIGVDRLFYLPLDDLIAAVSKGNNRLNTFDCSVFTGCYVTGENNDYFTELEALRNDEQKTKREENMAAIDISDSV
- a CDS encoding L,D-transpeptidase; its protein translation is MAEDLMQPLPLPTNNTPMQQAPQATPPNVAPLMQQLTARFPTQSFAKLLIVDAGAQRMYLVEQGQPVGGWVISTAANGTGSEKGSDKTPLGLHKISEKIGDGAPLGAIFKARQNTGKQVEILTAPGADSKDDYVTSRIMWLEGLEPGVNKGGDVDSKERYIYIHGTGEEGKLGTPASHGCIRMKNADVINLFNRVDENTLVYITQNLAN
- a CDS encoding DsrE family protein, with the translated sequence MLKPLLVAVCLSLVSVPSYADDAKFDPGVAAPKVAKDYYKGAEQVVVHISMDGDDKTYLTALANVNNYIKALDAAEQKTDAVIVMNGDGLKLLTSAKAEEMENDAKLPKMITDLKEKGVKFLVCYNTLLARKIKFADLYDAKPEDIVPSGVAEVGRLQAQNYRLLKP
- a CDS encoding O-succinylhomoserine sulfhydrylase, which translates into the protein MQDLAWEFETLAIRAGHERTNENEHSEALFPTSSFVFKNAAEAAARFGGTEPGNIYARFTNPTVRYFQERLAALEGAESCVATASGMSAILAVMLGLLKTGDHVVCSSSVFGTTTVLLQTYIAKFGIEVSFAKLSDLDTWQAALKPNTRLLFAETPANPLTELVDIAALADIAHRNHSLLVIDNCFCTPALQQPLRLGADIVVHSATKYLDGQGRTLGGAVLGNKDLVGKDVYGVLRSGGVTMSPFNAWVFLKGLETLKIRMQAHCANAQMLAEWLTQQPAVKQVFYPGLATHPQHALAKRQQSGFGGVVSFEVNGGQEAAWKVIDSTQMLSITANLGDVKSTITHPATTTHGRLTPEQKAQAGVSDGLVRVSVGLENIQDIQRDLLRGLQ
- a CDS encoding metal-dependent hydrolase — protein: MANFNTHITVAAAGAGLLSVLCLQVGLAAPKDALVLAVMGTIGGILPDIDLEHAYPSRIMFSLFGIIAAFLAIFSSEKNLSIVELWGVGLATYAVIRYPVWTLFYQYTSHRGSIHSITAALFFSFLTTSFSYYILGKSAFMAWLDALFVFLGFVLHLTLDELYSVDFTDRRIKRSFGTALKLLDTRKPEKATLLVSLVIVAWVFAPSSKPFWDTLFSPETYKIIGARFLPE